One segment of Arvicanthis niloticus isolate mArvNil1 chromosome 5, mArvNil1.pat.X, whole genome shotgun sequence DNA contains the following:
- the Tmem53 gene encoding transmembrane protein 53 isoform X1, with protein MASAELDYSIEIPDQPCWSQKNSQGGKEAGKQQPVVILLGWGGCRDKNLAKYSAIYHKRGCIVIRYTAPWHMVFFSESLGIPSLRVMAQKLLELLFDYEIEREPLLFHVFSNAGVMLYRYVLELLQTHQRFRHLHVVGTIFDSGPGDSNLLGALRALATILERRPVVLRLLLLAAFALVVVLFHFLLAPFTALFHTHFYDRLQDSGSCWPELYLYSRADKVVSARDVERMVEARLARQVMVRGVDFVSSAHVSHLRDYPTYYTSLCVDFMHNCVQC; from the exons AGAACAGCCAAGGTGGGAAGGAGGCCGGGAAGCAACAGCCTGTGGTGATTCTCTTGGGCTGGGGTGGCTGCAGGGACAAGAACCTGGCCAAGTACAGTGCCATCTACCACAAAAGG GGCTGCATTGTGATCCGATACACAGCCCCCTGGCACATGGTCTTCTTCTCCGAGTCTTTGGGCATCCCCTCACTTCGTGTGATGGCCCAGAAGCTGCTTGAGCTCCTCTTTGACTATGAGATTGAGCGGGAACCTCTGCTCTTCCATGTCTTCAGCAATGCCGGTGTCATGCTCTACCGCTATGTCCTGGAGCTCCTACAGACCCATCAGCGCTTCCGCCATTTGCATGTGGTGGGCACCATCTTTGACAGTGGTCCTGGTGATAGCAACCTGTTAGGGGCCCTGAGGGCCCTGGCAACCATCCTGGAGCGCCGACCTGTCGTGCTGCGCCTGTTGCTCCTGGCAGCGTTCGCCCTGGTGGTGGTCCTGTTCCACTTTCTGCTTGCTCCATTCACTGCCCTCTTCCACACCCACTTCTACGACAGGCTGCAGGACTCAGGCTCCTGCTGGCCTGAGCTCTACCTCTACTCTAGAGCTGATAAGGTGGTTTCAGCCAGGGATGTGGAACGTATGGTAGAGGCACGCCTGGCTCGCCAGGTCATGGTGCGCGGAGTGGACTTTGTGTCATCTGCGCATGTCAGCCACCTCCGAGACTATCCTACTTACTATACAAGTCTGTGTGTTGACTTCATGCATAATTGTGTCCAGTGCTGA
- the Tmem53 gene encoding transmembrane protein 53 isoform X2 translates to MVFFSESLGIPSLRVMAQKLLELLFDYEIEREPLLFHVFSNAGVMLYRYVLELLQTHQRFRHLHVVGTIFDSGPGDSNLLGALRALATILERRPVVLRLLLLAAFALVVVLFHFLLAPFTALFHTHFYDRLQDSGSCWPELYLYSRADKVVSARDVERMVEARLARQVMVRGVDFVSSAHVSHLRDYPTYYTSLCVDFMHNCVQC, encoded by the coding sequence ATGGTCTTCTTCTCCGAGTCTTTGGGCATCCCCTCACTTCGTGTGATGGCCCAGAAGCTGCTTGAGCTCCTCTTTGACTATGAGATTGAGCGGGAACCTCTGCTCTTCCATGTCTTCAGCAATGCCGGTGTCATGCTCTACCGCTATGTCCTGGAGCTCCTACAGACCCATCAGCGCTTCCGCCATTTGCATGTGGTGGGCACCATCTTTGACAGTGGTCCTGGTGATAGCAACCTGTTAGGGGCCCTGAGGGCCCTGGCAACCATCCTGGAGCGCCGACCTGTCGTGCTGCGCCTGTTGCTCCTGGCAGCGTTCGCCCTGGTGGTGGTCCTGTTCCACTTTCTGCTTGCTCCATTCACTGCCCTCTTCCACACCCACTTCTACGACAGGCTGCAGGACTCAGGCTCCTGCTGGCCTGAGCTCTACCTCTACTCTAGAGCTGATAAGGTGGTTTCAGCCAGGGATGTGGAACGTATGGTAGAGGCACGCCTGGCTCGCCAGGTCATGGTGCGCGGAGTGGACTTTGTGTCATCTGCGCATGTCAGCCACCTCCGAGACTATCCTACTTACTATACAAGTCTGTGTGTTGACTTCATGCATAATTGTGTCCAGTGCTGA